In Aulosira sp. FACHB-615, the genomic window ATTTTTGCTGTACCTCTGCAATAGATAGTGTTTGGAGTTGGTCGTCAAAGTAATACCTAATCTCATCGCAACCGTCATCAGGCATAACAGCGTAACGCCAACCGTGACCGTACTCGTGGGCTAATGGGGTGTTGGGGAGGTAGTACTCCATGCCAAGGATGATGCCCTGTTGTGTGCGATCGCCAAAGGTAAAGCGGGGATAGTCCCAGTTTTGAGGAATATTGATTGTGGGTTGCATAATTGTGTTGGTGAATGAAGTGATTGGTGAGGAAGTAGGACAGAATTACTGAGGTCTGTCCCGAATGTAGATAGTGATATTTGAAACTAATACTCTATGCTGCAACTAATTCTGATACTGGCTCATACTCCCGTAGCCGTTGCCAGTCTTGGGCAGTTAACATTTCAAACGGTTGGTCTAGCAATTGTTCGCAGTCGCTTAACACCAACAGCGATCGCACAGCATCAAACACTGAATCAGAATACTGCTGACCAGAACAGCCTTTGATAACCCACCAATTCCCGTTGGTGTACCCGACTTCGCCCAGTTTTACGTCGCCTTTGTAAATACCGTCATCCAGTGGTTCAAAGCCGTACTTTTGGCACTCGTTGAAAATATGTGCCATTGTTCGGTTATCAGTGCATGGTTCCTCGAATGGTTCTTGTACGGGGAGAGTGCCAGCTTGATACTGCTGTTTGATATAGCTGTGACACCGTGCTGGGGTGATGTCTCTGAAGATTTCCAAGTCGTTGATGATTACCTGCCAGTAGGGGTTTTGGTGGTTGTCGTGGTTGTAGGTTATGCTGGCAATCAACTCACCGCCTACCAAAGCCTCTTGGTCGAAGAAACAGACTTCGGAAATAAAGGGAACTTCTGGTACATCTGCGCTAGGTTGAGGGTTCAGGCTTCCGTCTTTGTAGTGCCAGTTAATGTAGCGGTGACACTGAGCTTGGGTGCTGTGGCGGAAAACCTCTTCGCCGTTGACCATTACCACCCAGCGTTGTGTGATAAAGTCGCTGTAATCGTAGCTGATGTACGCCACAAGCCATTTGCCAGCGTAAATTTCAAAATGGTGATCGTTGATCTCGACGGTGGTGAATTCGGAGGCTATTGCTTCGGCTTGGGTTGCGAGGTGGCTGTTGAGTTCGGACTGGGCGATTTTTTGGATCTTATTTGCTTGGTACTGTGTGATCGCTCTAATCCATGATTCTCTGCGGCGTTTGTCCTGTACCGCTACTGTACAGCCGATTTCGGCATACGTTTGTCTCAGCTGCTCTATGGTTTTCTGTTGCAGCTGTTGTTGGCTGAAGGTTACGTGTGTCATGATTAAGATTCCCTGTACGAGTGTATGGGTTTTTCAAAAGGCGATCGCAGACTTTCCACGGTACGGCGGTCGCTTTTGGTTTGGATGAGTACAAGAGCGTTGTGTTACTAGCACTGCGCTCTTTTGCTTTGAGCTTGTCTCTCATTCCAGTTCAGCAAAGCTGAAACTCATACTTATTAATTTACTAGTGTCACTTATAAAAATCAAGTGGTGCTTATAAATTATTGAGATATTATTTTAGGAGAACCAAAAATTTCTTGTACATCATGCCCAAGTACCTGACAAATATACCTCAGCAATTGAAAAGACACGTTTTGCGGTGCTTTTGGCATATTAGGATTCTCCAAAAGCTGAATATATTGCTGAGAAACTCTATAATCAAACTGAGCTTGAATTTCCTCAGCAAGAGAACGCCTAGAAACCTTTCCACGCATTTGCTTCAACTTTTCTCCAAAAGCTGGTTTCCACGCGACAGTAGTAATTAAATCTAATTCCAACATAATATATTCTTTACTAGTGCCACTTGACGTACTCATAATATAATTGATAAAGTGATGCTAGTAAAGAGTAAATCACTCATAGTAAAAGCTTTCCAGTATTTGGTAAAGCTGTACTTTTAGTTGCGATTACCTCACAACTAAAAGCGATCGCCCGATGTGAAGTTGTGCGATCGCTTTTGCAACGAATGTCTAGGGTGTGACCTGGATGCGCGTTGGCAGATGAAATAGGTACAGTACTTATTTAATAGGTACTCATAGGATGATTAGTACCTATTAATAAAGGATGAGTAGACATACAAAAATTCTTATTTTAAAAGGGCTTCGTAGAGGTGACAAATCCACAAACTTTACAAACAGCAATCAACGCTGCAACTAACGCCCACACGGGACTACACCAAGCCATTCATGAATTGCGGCATGGGTCAGTTAACGAAGCGAAGCAACTGGTGGCGCGACAAATTGCGGTGCTGGCAAATGTACTGATGGTGTTGTAAGGCTAGTTAACGTGAGTTTGCTGTAGTACCTACAAACAGCGATTGCCTACGCAGGGATGACGGATGACCACACAGGATTGCACCAAGCAATTCATCAGATACTGCACGGTTTGGTTCCTGAAGTGAGGTATTGCAGATGTCTATTCTTTTGGTAACAGACTAAGTGATGCGTAAAATGCTGTTAAATTGAAAAATTTATGAACAAATATTACTATTTTTTAGCAAAAAATTCTAAGTAAAAATTTCACTGTAAACGCTTAAATGAATACTGGATAAGGAAAAGGTAAATATTTTACTACACAGCTTTGATTTTTGTAAGAACAAGTACTATCGTAAATCTACTGGGACTGATATTATTCTTTTCAATGCTTTTCTGTGTATAACTGCTGTAAAATGTAGTTTCTTTATTTTGATTAAAAACTCTACTCACGACTACTAAATTTGAATTTATGTAGCCTGTTACTTGCTGGCAGGATAAATAAGTAGTTCATTAATAGTAGTAAAGATGTAAAGTCATGAGCTAATTTGTGTTCCCTTCTTGGTTTTTAAAATGGCTTAATTGGGGAATTATTTTAATATGGTTGCAGATTGGAAGGCTACGTTTAAAAGTTTAGGCATAGCTATCTCTTTAGCATTTTGTGGAATAACTATTATTTTTGAGAAAAGCTCTCTGGCTCAAATTACTCCAGATACTACTCTTGGAAATGAGACATCTATCGTTACACCTACCAGTAGTACAAGTGAGCGAATTGATGGTGGCGCAATTCGCGGATCTAGTCTATTTCACAGTTTCCAGGAATTTAATATTGATCAGGGAAGACGTGTTGATTTCGCTAACCCAGTCCAGATTGAAAATATTTTTAGTCGGGTAACAGGAAACAACTCTTCTCGTTTATTTGGAACGTTGGGTGTGTTGGGTAATGCCAATTTATTTTTCATCAATCCTAATGGCATTATTTTTGGTGCAGATGCAAAATTAGATATCAAGGGTTCATTTGTTGGTAGTACAGCAAATAGCCTAATTTTCACTAATGGCCAACTTTTCAGTGCTACTAATCCTCAAGCACCACCATTATTAGAGATCGATGTTAAAGCTCCCATTGGTGTGATATTTGAAGGAAAAGAGCCAGGAGCTATTAATAATCAGATAAATTTACCTGGAGCAAAACAAAATATTAATCTAATTGGTAATAATCTTGAAATTATAAATAATGCTTCATCGAATGAATCTAGTAGCGCAGATATACAAATTCTTGCTACTCAAAATAGTTCTTCTGAGCAAAATCTTCTTCGATTTACCAGGGGAAATATTTTACTAGAAGCAACTGATAATATTACTATTGCTTCTGGATTTACACTAAACTTAATTAGCCCTGATTCAATTACATTCTTGGCAGACGCGGATAAGAATGGCAGAGGTTCTTTTAGGATGGATACAAACCAGACTATTAGCTCTGCTGGGGCAGATGTTACTATTTCCGGAGCAAATCTAAATTTAGGAAATATTAGTACACTTACACCTGTACGTAATGGAGGAAATATTAACTTAATTGCCACTAACGGTGATATTTCTATAGGCAATCCAGCGTTTGCTTCTAGTGATAACTTAACTACTTCTGGAATAATTAGTGGGGATATAAATGTTAAAAGTAGTGGAAATTTTATTGCCTATGGAGCAATAAGAACAGATTCTTTTATTCAAGGAACTCCCGGATCTATTTATATTAATAGTGGGAGAAATATAACTATCAATAATGGAATTAGGGCTGACTCTTTAGTCGCAGGCGATAATCTTAGTCCAATAAATAGCGGAGACATTATCCTGAAAGCTGGTGGTAACATTACTACTTCTGGTGTCGTATCCTCTCTATCTCAGGTTAGAGGTAATAGTGATTCAGGTAATGCAGGTTCTATCACTTTTATCACGACGGGAGGAAATATTACAACTAAAGGTACTCTAGCAGCTTTTTCTCGTGTTGGTCGATTACGAGATGGAACGGCTGGAAATGGAACGGCTGGAAATGGTGGAGCAATTAAGCTTGAAAGTACTACGGGAAGTATTAGAAGCGAAGGATTAATACTGACATTTTCTGAAGTACAAAATAATGGTATCTCAGGAAATGGTGGAAATATTAGCATCACTGCTAATGATGGTATTACTACTAATAACTTTCTCAATGCTAATTCTCAGGTTTTGAGAAATGGTACTACAGGTAATGCAGGTACAATCACTCTCAAAAGCACTCAAGGCAACATTATTACAGATAGAATAACATCTGTTTCGGAAGTTATAGGTAATGGAAACACAGGAAAGGGTGGAAACTTTATTATTGAAAGTGGTGGAGATTTTAAATCTGTTTTCTTGCGATCTTACTCTCAAGTTCGCGGTAATTGTACAACTGTTAGATGCAGTACTGGCAATGCTGGAAATATTACTATCAACAGTGGCGGTGATGTTGAACTCAGAACAAATAATTCCGCAGGTGCAATTGTTGCATGGTCACAGATTGGAGGCAATGGTAATGCTGGTAATGGTGGAATAGTTGATATTATCAGTAATGGTAACGTTAGTATCACAAATTCAAACGGGCAATTGACATTTCAAGGAAGTATAGGTACTAATTCTCAAGTTTTTGGTAATGGGAGTGCAGGTAATGGTGGAAATATACGAGTTATTAGTAAAACAGGTGATATTTTTGTTAATCAAGTAGGTAATTTCTCACGAGTTTTTGGAAGTTGTCAAGGAAGTTGCCAAGCAGCAGGTAATGGTGCAGATATTACACTTCAAGCTCTTCAAGGAAGTATTGACACATTTTCTGTAAATACTTTCTCAGATTCTAGAGGTCGAGGTAGAGCAGGTAATGGTGGAATAATTAAACTCACTGCTAAGAATGACATTACAACAAACTTCTTAACTTCTAGTTCTTTGACAGGTAGAGATACACCAGGAAGCAGTGGCAGTATCACTGTAGAAAGTACAGATGGGTCAATTATTGCTGGAAATATAATTGCATCTAGCAATACAAAACGCGGCAATATCAACCTGACTGCGGAAAAGAATATTACTATTGGTGTAGGTGCTAATTCACCTGTTGTAGATGTTTCTGGTAGTGGAGATGGGGGTCAGATTTTATTCAATGTTCAATCTGGAAGATTCGCTATCAACAATGCCTTAATCAACAGTAATGTATTTGGTGACGGTCAGGGTGGTGACATTAAAATTAATGCTGATTCTGTTTTTTTAAATAATACAGATATTACAACTACCCTCTCTTCAGGAACAGGACAAGGCGGAAATATTATAATCAATACTCCTGGCGAAGTTGTTCTAGATAGAAGTCGTCTATTTACTTCTCTCGAACCGGGAGGAATCGGAAGTGGGGGTAACATTGAAATTCAAGCTGATTCTGTCAGTTTAGATAATTTTTCTTTTATTGATAGTGCTACTTTTTGGGATGGTAACGCAGGTAATGTGAGCCTGAACACTAATAACTCTATTTCTCTAAAGAACAACAGTTCTATTTTTAGCATTACTGCTGGGAATGGTAATGGAGGTCAAGTTGCGGTAACTGCTCAAGGAAATCTTAGCCTGCTGGATGGGAGTAACATTAGTACATTTGTTAACCAACAAGCAGGAGGGAATGCTGGTAATGTGATTATTCAGGCGAATAAACTTGAACTGAGTAATGGAGGACAAATACTTACGAATACCTTTGGCATTGGGAATGCTGGTGATATTACAGTTAATGCTAAAGAAGGAGTCATCATTTCCGGTGTTAATAACAATTCTGCTAGTGCTGCTCAACCAATAAATAATGTTCAGAGGAGAATCTTCAGACCAGTTGCGGAAGTAGAAGCAAACAATTCATTTTCTCAAGCACAGAGACTCTCAAATGAAGATTTTTCGATAGACCCAATTAATAATGTCAATCCTGATGTTGAGTTCTCTACTAGAATTCCTTATGTATCTATATCAGGACAAGGTTCTAATCCTACATCAGTTGATATTTATTCTTTTGAAGTTACTCCAGGTACTAGGGGCATTTTTGATATCGATAATGGGTTTAAATCTGGAAATACAACCGGCAGTATAGATACACGAATTTCTCTTTATAATAATGCAGGGGTAAGATTAGCATCTAACAATGATGCTCCTGTGATTTTTGGTGCCGCAGGGAGTCAGTTAGCTCCGGGAGATATTAATAATCCTGGTGCTGGTTCTAATACTATTTTCAGTCCTGATTCTTATCTTAGGTATGTGTTCACTCAGCCTGGAACTTATTTTTTAGAAGTATCTACAACTGCAAGACCACAGAGTTACCAACTTCAGATTTCTCTAGATACCCCTAATATTCAAAGTAACTCCGTTAATGGGAGATTTGCCAGTGGCATTTTTGCTCAAACTGAAAGTAAAACTGGGGCGGCTGGGAATATAACAATTAATTCTCCACAATTAGAAATTAATTCAGGAGGACAGTTACGAACTACCACATTTCAAGCACAAAAAGCTGGGAATATTACTTTACAAATCCCAAATCAATTGATACTTTCAGGAAGAGATAGCGGACTTTTTGCTAATACAGAAAATGGTTCTACTGGTAATGGAGGTGGGATTGACATTGACCCTCAAAGATTAATTATTCGAGATGGGGCGACAATTGCTGTCAATAGCCAGGGTGAAGGAATTGGTGGTGATATTAATCTGCAAGCAGGTTATCTGTTTCTAGACAATGGAAGTATTTCTGCACAAACCAGAAGTAATACAGGGGGAAATATTAATCTAAGTATAGATGATTTATTATTGTTGCGGCATGGTAGTCAAATATCGACTACGGCAGGAAATCAGCAATTTGGGGGTAATGGTGGCAATATTTTCATCAATGCCAGAAATGGCTTTATTGTAGCTGTTCCCAGTGAAAATAGCGATATTACTGCTAATGCGTTTACAGGTAATGGTGGTAGGGTTGATATCACTACTCAACGCATATTTGGCATTCAAGAGCCAAGTTTTCCAACTCTTTTTAGTGATATCACTGCTAGTTCAGAATTTGGGATTAATGGTGAAGTGGCTATTAACTTTACAATTAACGCTGACCCCACAAATGGGTTAACGGAATTACCAGATGCACGACCAAATCCTACGATATCTGAAGGCTGCCAAATTGTTGAAAATAAAGAAGCTGTTCAGTTTTATACCATTGGTAAAGGAGGTTTACCACCAAGACCGGATGAAGCATTAAGTGTTGATTTATTTAACTTGATAGATTGGTCAAAAGTTACTTTTCACTTTGATGACAAGAAAACTGTTACTAATACTCGGTCATTTAGCAGTTTGGTTAAATTTGCACCTCCTTGTCAATAGTAAAATTAAGTAGGTTTTTAAATTTTGGAGTTTACCAATGTCGAGCGATCGCCTGCATCAAATCAAAGACAGTTTGAACCGTTTGGGAGAGCAATTAGGAGGTAAGCAAAAAGCTAAAGACTTAGCACCTTTGGAGGAGAAGGTTCGTATTGACCAACAAATTAAGGAGATACGCTGGGATATATGTCAGCTTAATCAAGAATACTTTCAGATTCTGGGTGAGAGATCAACAGAATTAGTGATTGAGGAATCAGAAGCAGAACCTATAATTGCTGAATTTGTTGAACAGGTCGGAAAACTTGAAGTACGTCAGACTGCTCCTTATCCCGATGAAATTATGCAGATTTTGCGCGAGATTCTGGACAAAGTAAACCAACCGGGTACAACAGCAGCAGCCCAGCTAAAAGCAGTGATTTCTTCAATGCCGCCCTTCATTAGTTTATCTTACGAAGCGGGATTAGATACAGAGAACTTTTTACGGCAATATTTTCCGAAGTTTAGTAAATGGGTTCAGGCATTCACAAAAAAGTCATAGTCCCCAACTTCGATCTGGAGCAAAAGGGGCGAACAACAGAAAATTACAGTGGAAGAGATAAAGGGTTTTCACGAAATACTAATAAATCTGGTCAACAAGTAAATTTACAAGACAGCGATAGTAACTCCTTTATTAACATTCACGGTAATGTATACGGAGATATAAATGCAAATCCAAGTTCAAAAACTGGTGAAGGAGATTCAATCCCAGAACCAGTTCACCCAGAACCTAAAGTATTTGGGCTAAACCAACTATTACTCTTAATAAAAGACAATGAAGACTGGATACGCTGGTTATCTTGTGGAGTTGTCTTCACATCTAGTTTATTAATCACTATTTCTGTAATAACGGTAAGGTCTGTTGGCATATTACAGCAATTTGAACTTGGAGCATTTGACCTATTGATGCGGCTACGACTAAATGAAGCACAAGACCAACGTTTACTTATTGTTGGAATCAATGATGATGATATTGAAAAATATAAAGAATATCCTCTTTCAGATCAAAAAATGTTGGAACTTTTGCAGAAATTGGAAAACCCAGAGTATAAACCACTAGTAATTGGTCTAGATATTTTTAGGGATGTACCACAAGCAGATAAAAAAAACTATGAAAAGCTCTTACAATACTTACAACAGATGCAGAACATCATTGGCATTTGTAAATTAGGAAATACTGGTGCTGAAGGTGTTACACCACCCAAAGGTATTTCATTGGAGTACCGTATAGGTTTTAGTAATGTAGATGATGATGATGATGAAATTATTCGTCGTCATCCAATCTGGTTCAGCACAGAACCTACATATCCTTGTCAGACAATACAATCTCTAAGTTTTTTACTGGCAGATCGTTTTTTAAAAACAGCAGGTTATGAATTCAACTTAACTCAAAAGCCAGAAGAGTATATACAATATGGTTCTACAATTATTAAACATTTACGATCCGAGCTTCCTGTTGGTAGTTACCAAAAGTTATCAGAACCTATACGAGGTACTCAAATTCTGCTTAACTATAGAGCAGTTGATCCAGTTTCCCAAAAAGTTAGTCTTACAGATGTATTAGAAAATAAGATTAAGCCTGAGTGGGTGAAAGATAAGATAGTTTTAATAGGTTACACCGCCGAACAAGTAGGTGATTTATTTTTAACCCCTTATAGTGATAGGGAGTCTCCCAAAAAAAGAATGCCAGGAGTTGAAGTTCAAGCACATATGGTAAGTCAAATTCTTAGTGCAGTTCTAGATAAACGACCCCTGTTAGAATTTTGTCCACAGTGGATTGAGAACCTGTGTATTTGGATTTGGTCGTTAATTGGAGGTGGAATAGCATGGTTTTGGAGGAAAAAGCGATACAAGAAATTTGCAGAATTGGGTACCGCAACATTTATTTTGTGTTTATTATCCTACGCCCTCTTACATTATGGAATTTGGATACCTTTAGTTCCATCTCTATTGGCATTAGTAGCAGCCAGTGCAGTTCTACTAAACTTGCGTCGCATTCCTAATATTATCAATTCGAGCCAACAAATAAAGTAAATATGCAAAAACTCAATCTTGCTTTAGCTGCAATCTTAGTAGTAAGCTTGGTTAGCCATACTATGGAAGCAAAGGCACAACTAAATCAATATTTAATCTCAAAAATAGAGTCTTTTCATCTTTTTGTAGATAGTTTGAAAATCTTAGCTTCAAGTCCAGGTAAAAAATTTACTTTGCCAAATCGGGGACGGCCTTCCA contains:
- a CDS encoding filamentous hemagglutinin N-terminal domain-containing protein: MVADWKATFKSLGIAISLAFCGITIIFEKSSLAQITPDTTLGNETSIVTPTSSTSERIDGGAIRGSSLFHSFQEFNIDQGRRVDFANPVQIENIFSRVTGNNSSRLFGTLGVLGNANLFFINPNGIIFGADAKLDIKGSFVGSTANSLIFTNGQLFSATNPQAPPLLEIDVKAPIGVIFEGKEPGAINNQINLPGAKQNINLIGNNLEIINNASSNESSSADIQILATQNSSSEQNLLRFTRGNILLEATDNITIASGFTLNLISPDSITFLADADKNGRGSFRMDTNQTISSAGADVTISGANLNLGNISTLTPVRNGGNINLIATNGDISIGNPAFASSDNLTTSGIISGDINVKSSGNFIAYGAIRTDSFIQGTPGSIYINSGRNITINNGIRADSLVAGDNLSPINSGDIILKAGGNITTSGVVSSLSQVRGNSDSGNAGSITFITTGGNITTKGTLAAFSRVGRLRDGTAGNGTAGNGGAIKLESTTGSIRSEGLILTFSEVQNNGISGNGGNISITANDGITTNNFLNANSQVLRNGTTGNAGTITLKSTQGNIITDRITSVSEVIGNGNTGKGGNFIIESGGDFKSVFLRSYSQVRGNCTTVRCSTGNAGNITINSGGDVELRTNNSAGAIVAWSQIGGNGNAGNGGIVDIISNGNVSITNSNGQLTFQGSIGTNSQVFGNGSAGNGGNIRVISKTGDIFVNQVGNFSRVFGSCQGSCQAAGNGADITLQALQGSIDTFSVNTFSDSRGRGRAGNGGIIKLTAKNDITTNFLTSSSLTGRDTPGSSGSITVESTDGSIIAGNIIASSNTKRGNINLTAEKNITIGVGANSPVVDVSGSGDGGQILFNVQSGRFAINNALINSNVFGDGQGGDIKINADSVFLNNTDITTTLSSGTGQGGNIIINTPGEVVLDRSRLFTSLEPGGIGSGGNIEIQADSVSLDNFSFIDSATFWDGNAGNVSLNTNNSISLKNNSSIFSITAGNGNGGQVAVTAQGNLSLLDGSNISTFVNQQAGGNAGNVIIQANKLELSNGGQILTNTFGIGNAGDITVNAKEGVIISGVNNNSASAAQPINNVQRRIFRPVAEVEANNSFSQAQRLSNEDFSIDPINNVNPDVEFSTRIPYVSISGQGSNPTSVDIYSFEVTPGTRGIFDIDNGFKSGNTTGSIDTRISLYNNAGVRLASNNDAPVIFGAAGSQLAPGDINNPGAGSNTIFSPDSYLRYVFTQPGTYFLEVSTTARPQSYQLQISLDTPNIQSNSVNGRFASGIFAQTESKTGAAGNITINSPQLEINSGGQLRTTTFQAQKAGNITLQIPNQLILSGRDSGLFANTENGSTGNGGGIDIDPQRLIIRDGATIAVNSQGEGIGGDINLQAGYLFLDNGSISAQTRSNTGGNINLSIDDLLLLRHGSQISTTAGNQQFGGNGGNIFINARNGFIVAVPSENSDITANAFTGNGGRVDITTQRIFGIQEPSFPTLFSDITASSEFGINGEVAINFTINADPTNGLTELPDARPNPTISEGCQIVENKEAVQFYTIGKGGLPPRPDEALSVDLFNLIDWSKVTFHFDDKKTVTNTRSFSSLVKFAPPCQ
- a CDS encoding CHASE2 domain-containing protein produces the protein MGSGIHKKVIVPNFDLEQKGRTTENYSGRDKGFSRNTNKSGQQVNLQDSDSNSFINIHGNVYGDINANPSSKTGEGDSIPEPVHPEPKVFGLNQLLLLIKDNEDWIRWLSCGVVFTSSLLITISVITVRSVGILQQFELGAFDLLMRLRLNEAQDQRLLIVGINDDDIEKYKEYPLSDQKMLELLQKLENPEYKPLVIGLDIFRDVPQADKKNYEKLLQYLQQMQNIIGICKLGNTGAEGVTPPKGISLEYRIGFSNVDDDDDEIIRRHPIWFSTEPTYPCQTIQSLSFLLADRFLKTAGYEFNLTQKPEEYIQYGSTIIKHLRSELPVGSYQKLSEPIRGTQILLNYRAVDPVSQKVSLTDVLENKIKPEWVKDKIVLIGYTAEQVGDLFLTPYSDRESPKKRMPGVEVQAHMVSQILSAVLDKRPLLEFCPQWIENLCIWIWSLIGGGIAWFWRKKRYKKFAELGTATFILCLLSYALLHYGIWIPLVPSLLALVAASAVLLNLRRIPNIINSSQQIK